From Manihot esculenta cultivar AM560-2 chromosome 18, M.esculenta_v8, whole genome shotgun sequence:
ACTTTCCTTCTCATTCGGGCTTGGAAGAACGCCTGCGCCCATCGAAACACCTCTCAAAAGCTGCATAACATGAAGCTCATCATCGGACATTTGCTTCCTTCTAATAGAGTAACCCATTTTTCTTCCGTTACAATATACAGCCCACACGAACTCCTCCAGCACTTTCTTCTTATGAGTCTTGGTCTCGCTCTCTAGCGCGATTCTTACTATATCAGATGCCATTTCTTTGTGAAACGCACTCGTATGCATGGGTAGCTCTATAACAAACATTGGCACAGAATGAGGATCCTCTTGTATGGTTAGAGTTACTCTTCCTTTCCGGTAACCGAAGATGGTACCTGTAGTAGCATTGTCTTTAAGTAAAGGTTTTCGAGGCCTACCTAGAAGCGCAACCATCTTGCAACCTGAGGTTAACATGGGGAAAAGTTTGAATATTTTAAGAAGACCACCGGAACTAGATTTCGAGCGCTTCTCGCCGGTAGTTTTCCGGAGCAAAGATAGTATGGCTGGATTCTCCATTTGGAAGTAGGGGCTAGAGTGCAGAGGCGGCATTGTAGGAATCTGGGGTAAGGTTTCtgaaatttaagaaataaaacACAACAAAGATATTGGAGAAATGTGTTGGAGTTGAGCTACTGACAAAGTATAAGATAAATATAGAGAGAAGATGGCCAGATTTGGAATCTCTTTGAAGTGAGAAGAAGGAGAGATCGACCCCTCCAAGTTGGTTGagagaaaaggaaaaatgaGTAGTAATGGTAAGATGTGACCGAGTTTAGTGATGAAAAAAGAGATGGGACTTCGAATATGATAAAATAACAGAGGTCGGACCACATAATGCAGGGataaaaactcaaaaaaaaaaaagatgaaaaaaaggACTGCTAATGTTGGCATGGGCATGTGCCTCTCTGATCATTACATGGGTCATCAACATCACTTGCTTTTGGCTTTGCCAAACTCTTACCTTAATTATTGAAGTGCAGCTCATCTTTCCCTCTATACAGTTTCTCCATTGGAAATTTTTGCTTGCGGGTGACTCTCTCTTCCGTCAACAGGATTGCTTAGAGCCAATGAAGCATCCACACTACTGGGGTTCATTTACCTTCAGTCATCTCTACTGGGTACGCTTTAATTTCACCTTTGAATTAGTTTCATTTACAGTGACGGTGATAGTTGGAAAATCGCAGTCATCGCATTAAAATTTCTGATCTAATTAATCAATGTACAAACACAAGTTGATCCCTTACCTTTAAGTGCTCACCACATGCTTACAAAAATGTCCAAACAAAAACAAGTCAGTGTCCAATTAAGATGGGGTCCTTTTACATAGGCTAAATAGAAACAGGAAGGATATTGTATGTATCACCATTGTGCACCATGAAAATTTAAGTTACTGGTTCTTTGCTTTGAACACAAGGACATAAATGAATGATAAGAAATTGTTATGGTAGTGTCTAGAAACGGTATGGAGCATCCTCAACATTCTAATTTCATGAAttgccccccccccccccctcccccTTATTGAACACAAGAATCATCAAGCACATGTAGTGATTGGACAAGAggttatattttcattttctatttctattttttgttttgCTTATTACAAGAGGACTCATATTTCCTCGTTGATGCAACATAAAGCTGCAAGAACAGACACCCATGATCCTATGACTTGAAACAGTGTCAAGGCTTTATCTTAATTAACACTGTTCAGTATTGACATCTTCTTCTTGTCTGTTTTGTTTCTATAACTGGTTTTAGAGTCAATGAATTGGAAAAAGTTATTTAAAGCAAATAGGAGAGCTTGAAATTGGCTGAATTgatgtaaaataaaatgattCCACAATCTAAGCTATGCCTTTGTCGTTTGGCTTGTAATTATTGTGGGTGTGATGGGATACATATTGCCACTGATTGTTCCTCTGTCACTTATCTTTCAGTTCAGTCCATGTGATATTTAATTGCTTTTTGGTTACTTGCTATTAATAGATTTAATTTAAGAAAGAGAAATTGAAGCTTCatgtaatcttttttttttcttttcatatcattatttttttttatatgaccCACTAGACTAAATGAACGAGTTTAGCATTCTAGCTTCTTTTAGTGTTAAGTGGTGGGCTTCTTAATGCACTACTGGTTACAGCTAACAAGATGGGCAAACACCGATTGCTTGTAATCCAATCTAAATGCAGCTAAAGCTTCATAAAACCATTGGAAAAAATAACACACACATAGAAGCTAGGTTCTTATatctttgaaatttaaaaaactataaTGAATTCTCTCATACATTATTCTGATTGTAATTTTACTTAATATTCTTCCACCTTTAAAATGTAGTAAGGTCTCTAGTTTGATTCTCCTTATCTGTCTGTCTATTTTGATAGCTCTTTATGTTTCCATTGAATccattaaaaagattaaatcaattttcttttatttgttaaaaaaaatgaaaaatgcagAATATGATATTGGAAGAGACTCATCCACCTTTATAGTTAATTGCAGGGCTGGCATTGGATAACCATCTTTGATAAAGAGCAATAACGCCCTGCTTGCATGTCCATTTTTGTTTAGAAAAGAGAAATAAGATGATATcatcatattataattaaaaagagGATTCAGTAAAGCCTTCTCTTACTATCCTTAAAAAGTTTAGTTGATCATATGATTGGTGTGCTCCCCCAACAATGGCTGAACATTTTATAGTGTTGTGTTATGCCCCATGTGGATGATCTTCTTATATAATTATCCATTCTACTTCTCCTTTGAGCCCTAAAGGCTAAGGCTCCcactttgttttgttttgttttgatttcattaaaagaatGATAATGTTTCATATttcatatttcattattttcattatataataagttattttttaaaaaataatttttataaacataTTTTCTAAACAAAcagaattttaatatatgtaaatCGACTGGTTGAGGATATTGATTTTATTTCATATATGTTGATTGTAACTAAAAAAAGGTTGAAAGTTACTTTCAAAAGAAAATCAGGGAACATTTTGTAATTAACACTTTGTTTTTGCCATCGGCCTTTTCCCCTGGCGGATTTGGGTCCTAAAGGAGGCTCAAACGAGTTTATTCTGGACAGGCTAAGGCCCATTTTCAGCCCAAATTATCATGGGCCACTTGTGTATAGAGAGCCCGCAGTGTCCCTCCTGCTCGAtcagttaataataataagttaattaattaattgaggGACACTTTCTGTTATTAATTACATAGATTAGAGTATGTATAAATCTTAAGAATGTGAGATTTAGATAAATGAGGCAGTTTTGCAAGGCCAAATATAGAGTAACGTCTTAACTATCTCTTAtcgttaataaaatatat
This genomic window contains:
- the LOC110606319 gene encoding protein MIZU-KUSSEI 1; amino-acid sequence: MPPLHSSPYFQMENPAILSLLRKTTGEKRSKSSSGGLLKIFKLFPMLTSGCKMVALLGRPRKPLLKDNATTGTIFGYRKGRVTLTIQEDPHSVPMFVIELPMHTSAFHKEMASDIVRIALESETKTHKKKVLEEFVWAVYCNGRKMGYSIRRKQMSDDELHVMQLLRGVSMGAGVLPSPNEKESTAYGELTYIRARFERVVGSKDSEALHMINPDGAPGAELSIFFVRSH